CCGCATCTTTTTTTCGAACCGTGCCTGATATTCACGTATGAAATCCTGATCGCTTCCCGTCCGGTTCATGGTTTTTCCCCCTTTACGATGTTACTGACAGTGATTGTTATATATCATGCATCGTCGAGTTTCAACGGGTTGTTGCCGAAAAGAATATCCGTCGGCAGGGAAGCACCGTGGCTATCGAAGACAGTAACGGTCGTTCTCGCCGGTAACGGTCCCGTTCTTGATGAGGCGTTCGAGATGTTTTTGTATCATTCCCCGTTCACCCAGTTCGAAGAATGCCTCCGGTTGCCGGGGTTTCTTGTAAATGATCCATTGATGAACGATCTCATCAAGAAGGCGTGGCTTATCCAGAAAATCCAGGAGCGCCCGTTCGCGGGTGTCGATCACGGCCAGATATTCCTCGGCCATGCCCCGCAGGTCTCCTTCGATGATTCCCGTTTCATGAGAGGAGATGTGAATGCCGGCCTCGATATCGAGGAGGCGATGGACGGATTCGATCGTCTGGTCGATGTCGGACACCCGGTCGCCGTACCAGGGACCGAAGCGGGTCATGTCAAGGTCTCCGAGGAACAGGATATCTTCCCGGGGGAAATAGAAGCTTGAATGCCCGATGGTATGTCCCGGCGTATGGACGACCTCCATAATGGTGTTTCCGAAATCAAAGATATCACCGTTCGCGAAGGGGCGGTCCGGGACCCGCTCGCGATAGTTGAATTCGTTGAGCATGAGCTGCTGCCAGTAGCGCCGGTAGTCTTCGTCATGTAATCCATAGAAATCGAAGAAGCTGTCGATAGAGGAAAAACAGGGGGCTTCTTCCCGGGGAACGGCAAGGCTTGCCCCTTCGAAGAGGTAGTTCATTGAGATATGATCTTCGTGATAATGAGAGTTGATGATGATATCAACACCTCCGTCACCGGCTATTTTCCGCAGTATGGCGGCATCGGAGCCGGGATCGATGATGGCCCTGATATCGTCTTCAATGAAAAGCGAATTGCAGAAGGGATATCTGCTCCCGTTGGCTCCCGCAATGAAGTGAATGCAGCCGAAGCGTGTTTCTTTCATGAGTTCCTCACTCCCGCGGCTCGCAGGCGAACCGCTCACAACGATTCTCATATATGAAGTCGAAGGATGTGTCAAATATCGATGTCCCGTGCCGGGCATTGCTCTTTTCCATATAATGGTTTGACAATACCAGCCGCCTTACGTATGATTCCACTTCTCAATGCTCGACCGAAAGGAGGGACCGATGAAAACCCGCTTTGGAACAATACCAGGTCTGGTCGGGATTATTTTTATCGTGACGGCCCTCGGAGCAGTTCCCTGCCTCCCACAAGAAGACACGGTGCACCTCACCTTTCGGAAGAAATCGGAGCAATCCTTTGAAACCTACGTGGTGAAGCGCGGAGACCGGCTTATCAGGATAATCGAGGAACGGTTCGACCTGTCGGCGGGTGACACGATGGAGGTTCTCAAAGAGGTAAAAAGGCTCAATCCGCAGATCATGAATATAAACCTTATCTACCCCGGAGAAAAGATCCTGCTTCCCCGGGAGCTTCCTCCGATCGAGGCTGCTAAAGAGGAGATCAGGGAAATTGTACTGGAAGGCGGTGAAACGGGAAAGGCGGTTCCTTACGTCGTCAGGGAAGGTGACACGGTTGTTGCCATCCTTCAGAAACAGCTTGGGAAATCGGTCCGTGAGAGCCTCGCCATCTTGGAATCAATG
This region of Deltaproteobacteria bacterium genomic DNA includes:
- a CDS encoding MBL fold metallo-hydrolase — its product is MKETRFGCIHFIAGANGSRYPFCNSLFIEDDIRAIIDPGSDAAILRKIAGDGGVDIIINSHYHEDHISMNYLFEGASLAVPREEAPCFSSIDSFFDFYGLHDEDYRRYWQQLMLNEFNYRERVPDRPFANGDIFDFGNTIMEVVHTPGHTIGHSSFYFPREDILFLGDLDMTRFGPWYGDRVSDIDQTIESVHRLLDIEAGIHISSHETGIIEGDLRGMAEEYLAVIDTRERALLDFLDKPRLLDEIVHQWIIYKKPRQPEAFFELGERGMIQKHLERLIKNGTVTGENDRYCLR